In the Helianthus annuus cultivar XRQ/B chromosome 11, HanXRQr2.0-SUNRISE, whole genome shotgun sequence genome, one interval contains:
- the LOC110919088 gene encoding uncharacterized protein LOC110919088, with the protein MGFDMNSCVADVPELNANDHDRLVWCTNGSRKTEFTTAIVWDDLRHSNNEVQWASVVWFPQAIPRHSFLLWLLVLRKLKTHDVMSRWNSGNMNLNLLCCSLCSRGPDSHEHLFFECDEAKNIWYGVRGRAGMGAIQNSWNDIFEYLLSIANSKKAANVIAKLVVGATVYFVWEERNRRLFTPKRRTKEQLIEIILSTVRMKLHTMRFRHSVQTERVLQEWSLPRGLLVADDDCG; encoded by the exons ATGGGTTTTGATATGAACTCGTGTGTAGCTGAT GTTCCGGAATTAAATGCGAATGATCATGATAGGTTGGTTTGGTGTACAAATGGCAGTCGGAAAACTGAGTTTACTACGGCAATAGTGTGGGATGATTTGCGGCATTCGAATAATGAGGTGCAATGGGCGAGTGTAGTCTGGTTTCCTCAAGCTATACCTCGCCACTCTTTTCTCTTATGGCTGCTTGTTCTACGAAAATTGAAAACCCATGATGTCATGAGTCGATGGAACTCCGGTAATATGAATCTTAACCTGTTATGTTGCTCGTTGTGTTCAAGGGGCCCTGACTCGCATGAGCACTTGTTTTTTGAATGTGATGAAGCCAAGAACATTTGGTATGGGGTTCGGGGAAGAGCTGGCATGGGCGCTATTCAGAATTCGTGGAATGATATCTTCGAGTATCTGTTGAGTATAGCTAACTCCAAAAAGGCTGCAAATGTCATTGCGAAGCTGGTTGTTGGTGCAACAGTCTATTTTGTTTGGGAGGAACGGAATAGAAGACTTTTCACACCGAAAAGGAGAACAAAAGAACAGCTTATAGAGATCATCTTGTCTACGGTCCGAATGAAGTTACACACTATGAGGTTTCGGCATTCTGTCCAAACGGAGCGTGTTTTGCAGGAGTGGAGCTTACCCCGAGGGTTGCTAGTTGCGGATGACGATTGTGGCTAA
- the LOC110919086 gene encoding uncharacterized protein LOC110919086, which yields MGSIASWNIRGLNRSLKQKEVRQIVVDNHVQVCAIMETHVDTLNVPKVCQKVFSSWMWNSNASCCLKGTRIMIGWDPNMADVMVLSQTDQVIHTQVMFKLDRKSLFCTFVYADNNYRNRRDLWNNLCTHSSFMKDKPWVIMGDFNASLSHDDSSSGSSSYSIGTREFRECVNSIDVFDVNSTGVHYTWSNNQLRGGIIFKKLDRIMSNINLVAEFPNAGAYFHPFRVSDHAPCILKLPNVAREKPRPFKFVNLIAEKHGFLEAIKQIWGKEITGFRMYQVVMKLKLLKTPLRKLFCQQGNLHENVKKARKELDECQLVMDQDPANVEVLAKHSILLKNYKEAIHDEATFLQQKSKVDWLTLGDSNTKYFHNVVKAKNHRSRILLIRDANGILHEGGAAAIALVNHYSNFFGSVGHVVCRPNMNLFRNKLPIMKANNMVRAVTDDEIKDAMFSIAGNKAPGPDGIHRCFLKKRGMWLGKISV from the coding sequence ATGGGTAGTATCGCTTCTTGGAACATTAGGGGGTTGAACCGCTCCCTCAAACAGAAGGAGGTTCGTCAAATAGTTGTGGATAATCATGTTCAAGTATGTGCCATTATGGAGACCCATGTCGACACATTAAATGTTCCAAAGGTCTGCCAGAAAGTGTTTAGCTCGTGGATGTGGAACTCAAATGCTAGTTGTTGTTTAAAAGGAACTCGGATCATGATTGGATGGGATCCGAATATGGCTGATGTTATGGTCCTCTCGCAAACTGACCAGGTGATTCATACTCAAGTAATGTTTAAACTTGATAGAAAATCCTTATTTTGCACGTTTGTTTATGCGGATAACAATTATAGAAATCGAAGGGATTTATGGAACAATTTGTGTACTCATAGCTCTTTCATGAAAGACAAGCCGTGGGTAATTATGGGAGATTTTAATGCCTCTTTATCCCATGATGATTCGAGTTCTGGTTCATCTAGTTATAGTATTGGAACCCGTGAATTTAGAGAGTGTGTCAACTCTATTGATGTGTTCGATGTTAATAGCACAGGGGTTCATTACACATGGTCGAACAAccaactcagggggggtattatttttaaaaaattggACCGAATTATGAGCAATATTAATCTGGTTGCTGAGTTTCCCAACGCTGGAGCTTATTTCCACCCGTTTCGGGTTTCTGACCATGCTCCTTGCATTTTGAAATTACCAAATGTTGCGAGAGAAAAACCAAGGCCATTTAAATTTGTAAATCTAATTGCTGAAAAGCATGGTTTTCTAGAAGCTATTAAGCAGATCTGGGGGAAAGAGATTACAGGTTTTCGTATGTACCAGGTTGTTATGAAGCTGAAGCTTCTTAAAACTCCATTACGGAAGCTCTTTTGTCAACAAGGGAATTTGCATGAGAATGTAAAGAAGGCGAGGAAGGAACTTGATGAATGTCAGCTTGTTATGGATCAGGATCCGGCAAATGTGGAGGTTCTAGCGAAGCATAGTATCCTTCTTAAAAATTATAAAGAGGCCATTCATGACGAAGCTACGTTTTTACAACAAAAATCGAAAGTTGATTGGTTAACACTTGGGGACTCTAACACCAAATACTTTCATAATGTTGTGAAAGCCAAAAATCATCGAAGCCGAATATTGTTAATTCGTGATGCGAACGGGATCCTGCATGAAGGGGGGGCAGCGGCGATTGCTTTGGTTAATCATTACTCGAACTTTTTCGGGAGTGTGGGTCACGTTGTGTGCAGGCCTAATATGAACTTATTCAGGAATAAGTTACCGATAATGAAAGCAAATAATATGGTCCGTGCAGTAACTGACGATGAAATAAAGGATGCTATGTTCTCAATTGCTGGAAATAAGGCTCCTGGTCCGGATGGTATACATCGGTGTTTTTTAAAAAAGCGTGGGATGTGGTTGGGAAAGATATCTGTTTAG